From the genome of Paludisphaera rhizosphaerae, one region includes:
- the dnaN gene encoding DNA polymerase III subunit beta codes for MKALCNREGLLTAFNMVSGVVPARSPKPILQNVKFSVDDEDGSVLMGTDLEVGIRHRVLGVKVEEPGSAILPTAKIGPILRTSGDEDLLLETSDEHLLVRGARSSFKLPLEDPSLYPEVPDFAADKYHVIVAGDLKKLIRRTVFATDLESARYALGGVLVELKPDGISMIGTDGRRLAKMVAPATAENDPIAPSGTPVIPVKALKLIERNLVDDDLLVHLTIQSGAAVLVRTEGAVIYSRLVEGRFPRYQDVFPTTVETKVPMAVGPLKLAVEQASIVTSDESRGVDFQFGPGALKLSSQAADVGSAQVDLPLDYQGKAVDITFDPRYLLDALKTLADDDEITAELIDARNAAVFKTPDQYTYVVMPLTRER; via the coding sequence ATGAAGGCCCTGTGCAATCGCGAAGGACTGCTCACCGCTTTCAACATGGTCAGCGGCGTCGTGCCCGCGCGGAGCCCCAAACCGATCCTGCAGAACGTCAAGTTCAGCGTCGATGACGAGGACGGCTCGGTCCTGATGGGGACGGACCTGGAAGTCGGCATCCGCCACCGGGTTCTGGGCGTGAAGGTCGAGGAGCCGGGCTCGGCCATTCTGCCGACCGCCAAGATCGGCCCGATCCTCAGGACCAGCGGCGACGAGGACCTGTTGCTTGAGACCAGCGACGAGCACCTGCTCGTCCGCGGGGCCCGGTCCAGCTTCAAGCTCCCCCTGGAAGACCCCAGCCTCTACCCCGAGGTTCCGGACTTCGCCGCCGACAAGTACCACGTGATCGTGGCCGGCGACCTCAAGAAGCTGATCCGCCGCACGGTCTTCGCCACCGACCTGGAGAGCGCCCGATACGCCCTCGGCGGCGTGCTCGTGGAGCTGAAGCCGGACGGGATCTCGATGATCGGGACCGACGGCCGACGCCTCGCCAAGATGGTCGCCCCGGCGACCGCCGAAAACGATCCGATTGCTCCGTCCGGAACGCCCGTCATCCCCGTAAAGGCCTTGAAGCTGATCGAACGGAACCTTGTCGACGACGATCTGCTCGTCCACCTGACCATCCAGTCGGGGGCGGCCGTGCTGGTCCGGACCGAGGGGGCCGTGATCTACAGCCGGCTCGTCGAGGGCCGGTTCCCGCGGTATCAAGACGTCTTCCCGACGACCGTCGAGACCAAGGTTCCCATGGCCGTCGGCCCGCTCAAGCTGGCCGTCGAGCAGGCGTCCATCGTCACCAGCGACGAGAGCCGCGGGGTCGACTTCCAATTCGGCCCCGGCGCGTTGAAGCTCTCCAGCCAGGCGGCCGACGTGGGCTCCGCCCAGGTCGACCTGCCCCTCGATTACCAGGGCAAGGCGGTCGACATCACCTTCGACCCCCGCTACCTGCTCGACGCCCTCAAGACCCTCGCCGACGACGACGAGATCACCGCCGAGCTGATCGACGCCCGCAACGCCGCCGTGTTCAAGACCCCCGACCAGTACACCTACGTCGTGATGCCCCTGACCCGCGAGCGCTGA
- a CDS encoding response regulator transcription factor: MGKSARLSLADARTIWRLAGECRELGADRAGWRQHWVEGLADLVDADFGLAGEMAGCLDLRMRDLGVTFWWRPGFLDFGTLIAHLAKFRSDPQYSPAMIEYYRRYREQAGLCLTRKDMIADRDWYGSRDYDLIQGPFGADMTAWCSNPIPGAAAGETSSVIVLRASGRRDFGPRDQAILREAQATLAPHVGGSLARYAEPSPSELSPSVRRVLACLLQGDGDKQIAARLELKPHTVNEYAKAIFRHFGVRSRAELLARWLRRGWGAAAPWADAPEAVDAPSSMSSRSGVVATFDARHRFQPRRA; encoded by the coding sequence ATGGGCAAATCCGCCCGCCTCAGCCTGGCCGACGCCCGCACGATCTGGCGCCTCGCCGGCGAGTGCCGCGAGCTGGGCGCCGACCGCGCCGGTTGGCGTCAGCACTGGGTCGAGGGACTGGCCGACCTGGTCGACGCCGATTTCGGGCTGGCGGGGGAGATGGCCGGCTGTCTCGACCTTCGGATGCGCGACCTGGGCGTGACGTTCTGGTGGCGTCCCGGATTCCTGGACTTCGGGACGCTGATCGCCCACCTGGCGAAGTTCCGGTCCGACCCTCAATACTCGCCGGCGATGATCGAGTACTACCGACGGTATCGCGAACAGGCGGGGCTCTGCCTGACGCGCAAGGACATGATCGCCGACCGCGACTGGTACGGCTCGCGCGACTACGACCTGATCCAGGGGCCGTTCGGGGCCGATATGACCGCCTGGTGCTCGAACCCGATCCCGGGCGCGGCGGCCGGAGAGACCTCGAGCGTCATCGTGCTCCGCGCCTCGGGGAGGCGCGACTTCGGCCCGCGCGACCAGGCGATTCTCCGCGAGGCGCAGGCGACGCTCGCGCCCCACGTCGGCGGCTCGTTGGCGCGGTACGCCGAGCCCTCACCCTCCGAACTCTCGCCGAGCGTCCGACGCGTCCTCGCCTGCCTCCTCCAGGGAGACGGCGACAAGCAGATCGCCGCACGCCTTGAACTGAAGCCCCACACCGTCAACGAGTACGCCAAGGCGATCTTCCGACACTTCGGCGTCCGCAGCCGCGCCGAATTGCTGGCCCGATGGCTCCGACGCGGCTGGGGCGCCGCCGCCCCCTGGGCCGACGCCCCCGAGGCCGTCGACGCCCCCAGCTCAATGTCCTCCCGCTCCGGCGTCGTCGCCACGTTCGACGCCCGCCACCGGTTCCAGCCCCGCCGCGCCTGA